ACAGATATCTGGTCATCCGCCGTAGTTATTATCGGCTTAGTGTTTGTACGTCTTGGTGATGCCCTGGGTATACCTTGGCTTGGGCAAGCTGACGCCGTCGCTGCCTTAGTTGTTGCCGGTATTGTGGTGTGGGTAAGTTTGCGTCTTGGCAAACGTTCGCTTGACGATTTGCTCGATGCGGTACCGTCACATATGCAAGAACTAGCGATGCAAGCCGCCGCCTTAGTTGAAGGTGTGCGCTCGGTTACTCAAGCTCGACTGCGACGTAGTGGACCTCAAGTATTTGTTGATCTCACTTTAGCAGTAAAGCGTGATTTTGCATTTGAACGCGCTCATGAAATTGGAGATGCGGCAGCCATCGCGGTAAGCAAAGCCATACCCGGTGCTGATGTGGTGGTGCATGTTGAGCCAATTCAAAGTGTAGATGAAAATCTTACCACCATTACGCGGTTAATTGCCGCGCGCTATGGTTTAGGCGCTCACGCAATTAGTATTGAGACTCACCAAAACGGTGAGTCAATTGAAGTGCACCTTGAAGTTGATGAAAATCTCACCCTTTTACAAGCACACTGTCGCGCCAGTGATTTTGAGCATGCTTTAAAGAGTGCAGCTCCAAAGTTAATTGAAATTACCACCCATATCGAACCGACCGGGGTTCATTCGGCAGTACGTAATGGTGAGCCGATAGAAAACCAAGAAGTATTAGTTTTAATTGAAAAGTTA
The window above is part of the Deltaproteobacteria bacterium genome. Proteins encoded here:
- a CDS encoding cation diffusion facilitator family transporter codes for the protein MKQKINDPAQNAAREKRFVALTSVIAAVVLTAVKIIVGINTGSLGILSEAAHSAIDLVAALVTFWAVHAACKPADREHTYGHGKIENISALFETLLLIATCVWICIEAIERLAYNPVHVDPSIWAFAIMVGSIIIDFSRSRALARVAKKYQSQALEADALHFSTDIWSSAVVIIGLVFVRLGDALGIPWLGQADAVAALVVAGIVVWVSLRLGKRSLDDLLDAVPSHMQELAMQAAALVEGVRSVTQARLRRSGPQVFVDLTLAVKRDFAFERAHEIGDAAAIAVSKAIPGADVVVHVEPIQSVDENLTTITRLIAARYGLGAHAISIETHQNGESIEVHLEVDENLTLLQAHCRASDFEHALKSAAPKLIEITTHIEPTGVHSAVRNGEPIENQEVLVLIEKLKSSVALPFSVHHLRIRSVQNEIDISFHCTIDGQTPITEAHSLTEQIENSLREQLPNVGHVLIHVEPPGRCG